Proteins encoded together in one Mannheimia haemolytica window:
- the gyrA gene encoding DNA gyrase subunit A, with protein MSELAKDIIPVSIEDELKTSYLDYAMSVIVGRALPDVRDGLKPVHRRVLFSMDQNSNTYNKPHVKSARVVGDVIGKYHPHGDSAVYDTIVRMAQPFSLRYMLVDGQGNFGSIDGDAPAAMRYTEVRMQKITQELLTDLDKETVDFSPNYDGKEMIPDVLPTKIPALLVNGSSGIAVGMATNIPPHNLGEVLDGCLAYIENEEISVEELMRYIPGPDFPTGAIINGRKGIEEAYRTGRGKVYVRAKASVETTEKGREQIVVTELPYQVNKAKLIEKIAELVKEKKIEGISKIDDYSDKKGISIVIEVKRDAVGEVVLNHLYSLTQMQVTFGINMVALDNGQPKVLNLRQIIEAFVKHRREVVTRRTIFELRKARERAHILEGLAIALANIDPVIELIRASKTAEEAREGLLARPWALGNVAPMLEAAGVGASRPEDLPEHLGVRDGEYYLSEAQARAILELRLHRLTGLEHEKIVEEYKELLTEIGELIHILTSPERLMEVIREELERVKTDFNDERRTEITAASGDINIEDLIAQEDVVVTLSHAGYVKYQPLSDYEAQRRGGKGKSATKMKEDDFIEKLLVANTHDTILCFSSRGRLYQLKVYQLPQASRGARGTPIVNILPLVKEENERITAILPIPNGEFSADKFIFMATASGVVKKVSLDAFSNVRASGLIALKLREGDELIGVDITDGESEIMLFSAQGRVVRFAETAVRAMGRTATGVRGIKLATTEISNDEIEEVEIIEIENEEAEDSSSVSLDKDRVVSLVIPRTEGDILTVTQNGYGKRTVISEYPVKSRATKGVVSIKVNERNGKVVAAVQVEETDQIMLITDAGTLVRTRVAEVSLVGRNTQGVRIIRTAEDEQVVSLERVCEPEDDENESLDALENAETAETSTEE; from the coding sequence ATGAGCGAATTAGCCAAAGATATTATTCCCGTAAGTATTGAGGACGAATTAAAAACCTCTTACCTTGACTATGCGATGTCGGTGATTGTTGGGCGTGCCTTGCCTGATGTACGAGACGGTTTAAAGCCGGTACACCGCCGAGTGCTTTTTTCAATGGATCAAAACAGCAACACCTATAATAAGCCGCACGTTAAATCTGCCCGTGTGGTCGGTGATGTGATCGGTAAATATCACCCACACGGTGACTCTGCGGTGTATGACACCATTGTGCGTATGGCTCAGCCGTTCTCACTACGTTATATGTTAGTGGACGGGCAAGGTAACTTCGGTTCTATTGATGGCGATGCACCGGCAGCAATGCGTTATACCGAAGTGCGTATGCAGAAAATTACGCAGGAATTATTAACCGATCTCGATAAAGAAACCGTGGATTTCTCACCGAACTATGACGGCAAAGAGATGATTCCTGATGTATTGCCAACCAAAATTCCGGCTCTGTTAGTCAATGGTTCTTCAGGGATTGCGGTCGGTATGGCAACCAATATTCCACCGCATAATTTAGGCGAAGTATTAGATGGTTGTTTGGCCTACATTGAAAATGAAGAGATTAGTGTTGAAGAGCTAATGCGTTATATTCCGGGGCCGGATTTCCCGACCGGGGCGATTATCAACGGTCGTAAAGGGATTGAAGAGGCTTACCGCACCGGTCGTGGCAAGGTGTATGTGCGAGCGAAAGCCAGTGTGGAAACCACCGAAAAAGGGCGTGAGCAAATTGTCGTAACCGAATTGCCATACCAAGTGAATAAGGCAAAATTAATTGAAAAAATTGCCGAGCTGGTTAAAGAGAAGAAAATTGAAGGCATTAGTAAAATTGATGACTATTCCGATAAAAAAGGGATTTCGATTGTCATTGAAGTCAAGCGTGATGCAGTGGGTGAAGTGGTGTTAAACCACCTTTATTCTTTAACCCAAATGCAGGTCACGTTTGGTATCAATATGGTGGCGTTAGATAACGGTCAGCCAAAAGTGCTGAACTTACGCCAGATCATCGAAGCCTTTGTAAAACACCGTCGTGAAGTGGTTACACGCCGTACGATTTTTGAATTGCGTAAAGCCCGTGAACGTGCCCATATTTTAGAAGGTTTGGCGATTGCGTTAGCGAATATCGACCCGGTAATTGAATTAATTCGAGCCTCAAAAACCGCAGAAGAAGCCCGTGAAGGCTTATTGGCTCGCCCTTGGGCATTAGGCAATGTTGCACCAATGTTAGAGGCGGCTGGTGTTGGGGCTTCTCGACCGGAAGATTTACCTGAGCACTTAGGCGTGCGTGATGGTGAATACTATTTATCAGAGGCACAAGCCAGAGCGATTTTAGAGCTACGCTTACACCGTTTAACCGGTTTAGAACACGAAAAAATCGTTGAAGAATACAAAGAACTTTTAACTGAAATTGGTGAATTAATCCACATTTTAACCAGCCCGGAACGCTTAATGGAAGTGATCCGTGAAGAGTTAGAACGTGTGAAAACTGATTTTAACGATGAACGCCGCACTGAAATTACCGCAGCCTCTGGCGACATCAACATTGAAGACTTAATCGCACAAGAAGATGTGGTGGTTACGCTTTCTCACGCCGGTTATGTGAAATATCAACCGCTATCCGACTACGAGGCACAACGCCGTGGCGGTAAAGGTAAGTCGGCAACCAAGATGAAAGAAGATGATTTCATCGAAAAACTCTTGGTGGCAAACACCCACGACACCATTCTTTGCTTCTCAAGCCGTGGGCGTTTATATCAATTAAAAGTGTATCAATTACCGCAAGCAAGCCGTGGGGCAAGAGGCACGCCGATTGTGAATATTCTGCCGTTAGTGAAAGAAGAAAACGAACGTATTACCGCGATTCTACCGATTCCAAACGGTGAATTTAGTGCCGATAAGTTTATCTTTATGGCAACAGCTAGCGGTGTAGTGAAAAAAGTTTCCCTTGATGCCTTTAGCAACGTGCGTGCAAGCGGTTTGATTGCGTTAAAACTTCGCGAAGGCGATGAACTAATCGGGGTGGATATTACCGATGGTGAGAGCGAAATTATGCTGTTCTCGGCACAAGGTCGTGTGGTTCGCTTTGCTGAAACCGCGGTGCGTGCGATGGGACGTACTGCAACCGGTGTGCGAGGCATTAAACTTGCTACCACCGAAATTTCAAATGATGAGATAGAAGAAGTTGAAATCATTGAAATTGAAAATGAAGAGGCGGAAGATTCCTCGAGCGTAAGCCTTGATAAAGACCGTGTGGTTTCCTTAGTGATTCCTCGTACTGAAGGCGATATTTTAACCGTCACCCAAAACGGCTACGGTAAACGCACGGTGATTAGCGAATATCCGGTGAAATCCCGAGCAACCAAAGGGGTGGTTTCAATTAAAGTGAACGAACGAAACGGCAAAGTGGTTGCGGCAGTTCAAGTAGAGGAAACCGACCAGATTATGTTGATTACCGATGCCGGCACGTTGGTTCGCACCCGAGTGGCAGAAGTCAGCCTCGTTGGACGAAACACCCAAGGCGTTCGCATTATTCGCACCGCAGAAGACGAACAAGTCGTCAGCCTTGAACGAGTCTGCGAGCCTGAAGACGATGAAAATGAAAGCCTAGACGCATTAGAAAATGCCGAAACAGCAGAAACATCAACTGAAGAATAA
- a CDS encoding Uncharacterized ABC transporter ATP-binding protein Rv2477c/MT2552, with protein sequence MALINLSNAYLGFGDHPLLDHTELHIEPGERVCLVGRNGAGKSTLMKILAGEVQLDDGKLVFEKDIVVTRLEQDPPRHIEETVFDYVAEGIAHLADLLKQYHHISLQMQTDYSDELLAKLSAVQSQLEHDNGWQFENRIQDTLKLLELDPDKRLCELSGGWVRRAALARALVADPDVLLLDEPTNHLDIEAIAWLENLLLDFKGSIIFISHDRAFIRKMATRIVDLDRGKLVSYPSNYDKYLEEKAEDLRVEALQNELFDKKLAQEEVWIRQGIKARRTRNEGRVRALKALREERRNRREVQGTAKIQIDNTARSGKIVFEVENAGYEIGGRTLLKNFSTTILRGDKIALIGANGIGKTTLIKLLLGEIQPTSGSVRCGTKLEVAYFDQYRADLDPEKTVMDNVADGKQDVEVNGVKRHVLGYLQDFLFPPKRAMTPVKALSGGERNRLLLAKLLLKPNNLLILDEPTNDLDVETLELLEEMLTDYQGTLIIVSHDRQFVDNTVTECYFFEGEGVVNKYVGGYFDAKQQQENYFAATADKRLNSSKNLQKVEEIPHLRPADTSPRKQEEGNRKTKLSYKEQRELDELPAKMEQLEAEIEALQAEVNSAEFFAKDPSYTNAQLQKLADTEAALEQAFERWEALENIKNGNV encoded by the coding sequence ATGGCACTTATCAATCTTTCCAACGCCTACTTAGGCTTTGGCGATCATCCTTTATTAGATCATACCGAATTGCACATCGAACCCGGCGAGCGGGTTTGTTTGGTGGGGCGTAACGGGGCGGGTAAATCGACCCTGATGAAAATTCTGGCGGGCGAAGTTCAGCTTGATGACGGCAAGTTGGTATTTGAAAAAGACATTGTCGTCACACGCCTTGAGCAAGATCCGCCCCGCCATATTGAAGAAACGGTGTTCGATTATGTGGCGGAGGGAATTGCCCACCTTGCCGACTTATTGAAGCAATATCACCACATTTCCCTGCAAATGCAGACCGATTACAGCGATGAACTGCTCGCCAAACTTTCAGCGGTGCAGTCGCAATTAGAACACGATAACGGTTGGCAGTTTGAAAACCGTATTCAAGATACTTTGAAACTGTTGGAACTCGACCCCGATAAACGCCTGTGCGAACTCTCGGGCGGTTGGGTACGCCGTGCGGCATTGGCTCGGGCGTTGGTTGCCGATCCCGATGTATTGCTGTTGGACGAACCGACCAACCACCTCGACATTGAGGCGATTGCGTGGCTGGAAAATCTGTTGTTGGATTTCAAAGGCAGCATTATTTTTATCTCGCACGACCGTGCCTTTATCCGCAAAATGGCGACTCGGATTGTGGACTTGGATCGAGGCAAATTGGTTTCCTACCCAAGCAATTACGATAAATACTTGGAAGAAAAAGCCGAGGATCTGCGGGTGGAAGCGTTGCAAAATGAGCTGTTTGACAAAAAACTCGCTCAAGAAGAGGTCTGGATCCGTCAGGGGATTAAGGCAAGACGCACTCGAAACGAAGGGCGAGTGCGGGCGTTGAAAGCGTTGCGTGAAGAGCGTAGAAACCGCCGAGAGGTGCAAGGCACAGCGAAAATTCAGATCGACAACACCGCACGCAGCGGCAAAATTGTGTTTGAAGTGGAAAATGCCGGCTATGAAATTGGCGGCAGAACCCTGCTGAAAAATTTCAGCACCACCATTTTGCGTGGCGATAAAATTGCCCTGATTGGGGCGAATGGGATCGGCAAAACCACGCTGATTAAGCTGTTACTTGGCGAAATTCAGCCGACATCAGGTTCGGTGCGTTGTGGCACCAAATTGGAAGTGGCGTACTTCGACCAATACCGAGCCGATCTTGACCCTGAAAAAACCGTGATGGACAACGTAGCAGACGGCAAGCAAGATGTGGAAGTAAATGGGGTGAAACGCCACGTTCTCGGCTATCTGCAAGACTTCCTGTTCCCACCAAAACGGGCAATGACACCGGTGAAAGCCCTTTCGGGTGGTGAACGCAACCGCTTGTTGTTGGCAAAACTGTTACTCAAACCAAACAACTTGTTGATTTTGGACGAACCGACCAACGATTTAGACGTGGAAACCCTCGAACTGCTGGAAGAGATGCTTACCGACTATCAAGGCACCTTGATTATTGTGAGCCACGACCGTCAATTTGTGGATAACACCGTAACCGAATGCTACTTCTTCGAGGGCGAAGGCGTGGTGAATAAATATGTCGGCGGCTATTTCGATGCTAAACAACAGCAGGAAAATTACTTCGCCGCCACTGCCGACAAGCGGTTAAATTCGAGTAAAAATTTGCAAAAAGTGGAAGAAATTCCCCACCTCCGTCCTGCGGACACCTCCCCCCGCAAGCAGGAGGAGGGAAATCGGAAAACCAAACTTTCCTACAAAGAACAGCGTGAACTGGACGAGTTACCGGCAAAAATGGAACAGCTCGAAGCCGAGATTGAAGCTCTGCAAGCCGAAGTAAATAGTGCCGAGTTCTTCGCCAAAGATCCAAGCTACACCAACGCCCAGCTACAAAAACTTGCTGACACCGAAGCTGCATTAGAACAAGCTTTTGAGCGGTGGGAAGCGTTGGAAAATATTAAAAATGGGAATGTGTAA
- the ttcA gene encoding tRNA 2-thiocytidine biosynthesis protein TtcA, which translates to MTDDTQKSDKKITYNFNKLQKRLRRNVGNAIADFGMIEEGDRVMVCLSGGKDSYTLLDILLNLQQSAPVNFSVVAVNLDQKQPGFPEEVLPRYLDSIGVEYKIVEENTYGIVKEKIPEGKTTCSLCSRLRRGILYRTATELGATKIALGHHRDDMLATLFLNMFYGGKMKSMPPKLISDDGKQIVIRPLAYCKEKDIIKYAEAKQFPIIPCNLCGSQPNLQRQVVKEMLNTWDRQYPGRLETMFSALQDIVPSHLCDPKLFDFKGIKHGQTIDGIEGDTAFDDVKIETKTFLDEDDDNNFAEAGMIQFKEVN; encoded by the coding sequence ATGACAGACGATACTCAAAAATCTGATAAAAAAATCACTTATAATTTCAACAAGTTACAAAAACGTTTACGCCGCAATGTCGGCAATGCTATTGCCGATTTTGGTATGATTGAAGAGGGCGACCGTGTAATGGTGTGCCTTTCCGGCGGTAAAGACAGCTATACGCTGTTAGATATTTTGCTCAATTTACAGCAAAGTGCACCGGTGAATTTTAGTGTGGTGGCGGTCAATTTAGACCAAAAACAACCGGGCTTTCCGGAAGAGGTATTGCCTCGCTATTTAGACAGCATTGGTGTGGAATACAAAATTGTGGAAGAAAACACCTACGGCATCGTAAAAGAGAAAATTCCGGAGGGCAAAACCACCTGTTCACTTTGCTCACGCCTTCGCCGTGGGATTTTATACCGCACCGCCACCGAATTGGGTGCAACCAAAATTGCATTAGGGCATCATCGTGACGATATGCTGGCGACTTTATTCTTAAATATGTTCTACGGCGGCAAAATGAAAAGTATGCCACCAAAACTGATTTCTGATGACGGCAAACAAATTGTGATTCGCCCACTCGCCTATTGTAAAGAAAAAGACATTATCAAATATGCCGAAGCCAAGCAGTTCCCGATTATTCCGTGTAATCTGTGTGGTTCTCAGCCTAATTTACAACGCCAAGTGGTGAAAGAAATGCTGAATACTTGGGATCGCCAATACCCGGGGCGTTTAGAAACGATGTTCAGTGCTTTGCAAGATATCGTGCCGTCCCACTTATGCGATCCGAAATTGTTTGATTTTAAAGGGATTAAACACGGTCAAACCATTGATGGCATTGAAGGCGACACCGCTTTTGATGATGTCAAAATTGAAACCAAAACTTTCTTAGACGAAGATGACGATAACAATTTTGCCGAAGCGGGAATGATTCAGTTTAAAGAAGTAAATTAA
- the moeB_2 gene encoding Molybdopterin-synthase adenylyltransferase, translated as MERIDNYEQRFGGIGRLYTPEGLEKLRRSHICVIGIGGVGSWAVEALARSGIGKITMIDMDDICVTNINRQIHAMSGTVAQLKTEAMKERIERINPECAVEIIDDFLTQDNLADYLNRGYDYVIDAIDSVRVKAAMIAFCKRNKIKIITTGGAGGQTDPTKIQITDLSKTVQDPLAARVRTLLRKEYGFSNKSKFGVECVSSTQQLIFPQMGEGCEVSATMNCANGFGAVTMVTATFGFFAVSRVIDKLLR; from the coding sequence ATGGAACGAATTGATAACTACGAACAACGTTTTGGCGGTATTGGTCGTCTTTATACGCCGGAAGGATTGGAGAAACTACGCCGTTCGCATATTTGTGTGATTGGGATTGGAGGGGTTGGCTCGTGGGCGGTAGAGGCATTGGCTCGCTCAGGTATCGGCAAGATCACGATGATTGATATGGACGATATTTGCGTGACCAATATCAACCGCCAAATTCACGCAATGAGCGGCACGGTGGCTCAACTGAAAACCGAAGCGATGAAAGAGCGGATTGAGCGGATTAATCCTGAATGTGCGGTGGAGATTATCGATGATTTCTTAACGCAGGATAATCTCGCAGACTACCTCAATCGGGGCTATGACTATGTGATCGATGCGATTGACAGTGTGCGAGTAAAAGCGGCGATGATTGCGTTTTGTAAACGCAATAAGATCAAAATTATCACCACCGGTGGGGCTGGTGGGCAGACCGATCCGACCAAAATTCAAATTACCGATTTAAGCAAAACGGTGCAAGATCCACTGGCGGCAAGGGTTCGCACCTTGTTGCGTAAAGAGTACGGTTTCAGCAATAAAAGCAAATTCGGCGTGGAGTGCGTCTCTTCGACTCAGCAACTGATTTTCCCGCAAATGGGCGAGGGTTGTGAGGTGTCGGCAACGATGAACTGTGCCAACGGTTTCGGGGCGGTGACTATGGTGACGGCAACCTTCGGCTTTTTTGCGGTAAGTCGGGTGATTGATAAACTATTGAGGTAA
- the ubiG gene encoding 3-demethylubiquinone-9 3-methyltransferase, with protein sequence MQNVDQQEIKKFENMAKTWWDPNGSFKPIHLLNPLRLAYILEKSNGLFGKKVLDVGCGGGILSEAMAKQGAIVTGIDMTSEPLEIAKQHAKENGLNIDYQQTTIENFLAKMTACQHEKFDVITCMEMLEHVPDPLSIVQSCKALLKPDGVLFFSTINRTFKAYMLVIIGAEYVLKMLPKGTHEFEKFIKPAELLAWCDQADLRCQEMKGYHFNPLTEKFWLNNDVSCNYIATLKPNN encoded by the coding sequence ATGCAAAATGTCGATCAACAAGAAATCAAAAAATTTGAAAATATGGCTAAAACCTGGTGGGATCCAAACGGCAGTTTCAAGCCGATTCATCTGCTTAATCCGCTGCGTTTAGCCTATATTTTAGAAAAATCGAACGGTTTATTTGGCAAAAAGGTGTTAGATGTCGGCTGTGGCGGCGGTATTTTAAGCGAAGCGATGGCGAAACAAGGGGCGATTGTTACCGGCATTGATATGACCTCCGAGCCACTTGAGATCGCTAAACAACACGCCAAAGAAAACGGCTTAAACATTGATTATCAGCAAACCACGATTGAAAATTTTTTAGCAAAAATGACCGCTTGTCAGCACGAAAAATTTGATGTGATAACCTGTATGGAAATGCTGGAACACGTTCCCGATCCGCTTTCTATCGTTCAAAGCTGTAAAGCCTTGCTCAAACCTGACGGCGTGCTGTTTTTCTCTACCATTAACCGTACTTTTAAAGCCTATATGTTGGTAATTATCGGGGCGGAATATGTGCTGAAAATGTTGCCAAAAGGTACGCACGAATTTGAAAAATTCATCAAGCCTGCCGAATTGTTAGCTTGGTGCGATCAGGCTGATTTACGTTGCCAAGAGATGAAAGGCTACCATTTCAACCCATTAACCGAAAAATTTTGGCTGAATAATGATGTGAGTTGTAACTATATCGCTACGCTGAAGCCAAATAATTAA
- a CDS encoding recombination protein F, translated as MYLKQIEISGFRGINHLSLQLRPNMVLIGENAWGKSSLIDALSLIFNLEQALYQFRFKDFHIQYIDTPNQVRDIKLVFTFCEEQHDLVVQFPPYLEKAAFYMDNHRYVSLAVTGKLQAEQISTDYQFVDQALKPIHIEQAENAIRQFIYHHPVYRLRDARLNNRVHNDLLLKGSSQLEDDFQRELNALSSLLKYYFLTSQSRYLIKTSMQDTTLWWEKVKSLCLRLKQQPELVESVQQHISALFLFNPKSTVIEKPIILFEDLNAQLHPRMIAIFWELLGFLPSQRITTTNSIELLSQVPLREICRLVRYNDHTQAYWLERHSLGKEDLRKLTFHIHHNRGLALFAKAWILVEGETEVWLLMELAKLLEINLEMEGIKIVEFAQCGLRPLIKYAKAMGIEWYVLTDGDDAGKRYADTVKSMDVHFEQRLTTLPQKDIEHFFYKAGLRNVFVRLANWRSQEKFPVSYIIKRAIQKNSKPDLAIALSNEMRNRGEHSIPTLFKQLFADVLALINKV; from the coding sequence ATGTATCTAAAACAGATTGAAATAAGCGGCTTTCGTGGCATTAACCATTTATCGCTCCAACTGCGACCGAATATGGTCTTGATTGGCGAAAATGCGTGGGGTAAATCCAGTCTGATTGATGCATTAAGCCTGATTTTTAACCTTGAACAGGCGTTGTACCAATTTCGGTTTAAAGATTTCCATATTCAATATATCGATACACCTAACCAAGTGCGGGACATCAAATTGGTGTTTACCTTTTGTGAAGAACAGCACGATTTAGTGGTGCAATTTCCCCCTTATTTAGAAAAAGCCGCTTTTTATATGGATAACCACCGCTATGTTTCGCTTGCCGTAACCGGAAAATTACAAGCGGAGCAGATTAGCACCGACTATCAATTTGTCGATCAAGCCCTAAAGCCTATTCACATAGAACAGGCTGAAAACGCCATTCGGCAGTTTATTTATCATCACCCTGTTTATCGCTTGCGTGATGCAAGACTCAATAACAGGGTGCATAATGACTTATTACTTAAAGGATCGTCTCAACTTGAAGATGATTTTCAGCGTGAATTAAATGCCCTCTCTTCGCTGCTTAAATACTATTTTCTAACCAGCCAAAGTCGCTATTTGATCAAAACTAGTATGCAAGATACGACTCTGTGGTGGGAAAAAGTAAAATCCCTCTGTTTACGCCTAAAACAGCAGCCGGAATTGGTCGAATCTGTTCAGCAGCATATTTCTGCTCTATTTTTGTTTAATCCTAAATCTACAGTAATAGAAAAGCCGATTATTTTATTTGAAGATCTGAATGCTCAACTACACCCTCGAATGATTGCGATTTTTTGGGAACTGCTCGGTTTTTTACCCAGCCAACGGATCACCACTACTAATTCTATTGAATTATTATCGCAAGTGCCGCTGCGGGAAATCTGCCGTTTGGTGCGTTATAACGATCACACTCAAGCCTATTGGCTTGAACGCCACAGTTTAGGCAAGGAAGATTTGCGGAAATTAACCTTTCATATTCACCACAATCGGGGCTTGGCTCTATTTGCTAAAGCGTGGATTTTGGTTGAAGGTGAAACTGAAGTATGGTTGTTGATGGAATTGGCTAAGTTACTTGAGATTAATTTAGAGATGGAAGGAATCAAAATTGTGGAATTTGCTCAATGTGGTCTACGTCCATTGATTAAATATGCAAAAGCAATGGGGATTGAGTGGTATGTATTAACCGATGGTGATGATGCAGGAAAGCGCTATGCCGATACGGTAAAAAGTATGGATGTGCATTTTGAGCAAAGGTTGACGACATTACCACAAAAAGATATAGAGCATTTTTTTTATAAAGCTGGCTTGCGAAATGTGTTTGTGCGTTTGGCAAATTGGCGCTCACAAGAGAAATTTCCAGTTTCTTACATTATTAAACGCGCTATTCAAAAAAACTCAAAACCTGATTTAGCCATTGCGTTATCTAATGAGATGCGTAATCGAGGAGAACATTCAATTCCAACTTTATTTAAACAATTATTTGCAGATGTGCTGGCATTGATAAACAAAGTATAG
- a CDS encoding Pyrimidine dimer DNA glycosylase yields MTRINLVPPTELCDQHLLAEHRELTRIPNAVAKGKFSLKGQPEDYKLGEGHVRFFFNKLTFLKKRYDALHEECLARGFKVQYFWAEYLPQEPALWLDYQPTETALAANRERIALRMPANPRFSERK; encoded by the coding sequence ATGACCCGAATTAACCTTGTTCCGCCAACGGAATTATGCGATCAACACCTGCTTGCTGAACACCGTGAACTTACTCGGATTCCGAATGCGGTGGCGAAAGGCAAATTTAGTTTAAAAGGACAGCCGGAAGATTACAAACTGGGCGAAGGGCACGTTCGGTTTTTCTTCAATAAACTCACGTTTTTGAAAAAGCGTTACGATGCGTTACACGAGGAATGTTTAGCAAGAGGGTTTAAGGTGCAATATTTCTGGGCGGAATATTTACCGCAAGAGCCCGCTCTCTGGCTGGATTACCAACCGACTGAAACCGCTCTGGCGGCGAATCGGGAGCGAATTGCATTAAGAATGCCGGCAAATCCACGTTTTAGCGAAAGAAAATGA
- the ygdH gene encoding LOG family protein ygdH, with protein MAIHRVNPKGSMEQLSHLEMELLAKNTQGNLYQLYRNCSLAVLNSGVHTDDSRALLSQYPDFEIRLLTREKGVSLELHHPPATAFVDGKMILNIQYHLFAVLRDIVFVNALKNAIRPFEESSLETLTTNTVFSILRNAKAIEMNTDPNLVVCWGGHSINDTEYQYCRAVGQEFGLRELNIVTGCGAGVMEAPMKGAAIGHANQRYKNGRFIGITEPSIIASEPPNPIVNELIIMPDIEKRLEAFVRLGHAIVVFPGGPGTLEELLYIIGIKLNPANNAQKLPLILTAPKESADYFYAIDQFIGETLGEEARSLYEIIIDDPVLVARKVKQSMTEVKSSRYESGDAYNFNWSLKIEEDFITPFIPTHENMANLNLSLAQPKEQLAANLRRAFSGIVAGNIKPGTSDLIEKYGVFKLHGNRKLMDHMDKLLERFVVQHRMKIPTGEAYQPCYEIVKR; from the coding sequence ATGGCAATACATCGAGTCAACCCGAAAGGGAGTATGGAGCAGCTTTCCCATTTGGAAATGGAATTGCTGGCAAAGAATACACAGGGGAATTTGTATCAACTTTATCGTAATTGCTCCTTGGCGGTGCTAAATTCCGGCGTGCATACCGATGACAGCCGTGCATTGTTAAGCCAATATCCTGATTTTGAAATCCGATTATTAACCCGTGAAAAGGGTGTTTCACTTGAATTGCATCATCCGCCGGCAACTGCGTTTGTTGACGGCAAGATGATTTTGAATATTCAATATCATCTTTTTGCCGTGCTACGGGATATTGTGTTTGTGAATGCGTTAAAAAATGCGATTCGACCGTTTGAAGAGAGTTCTTTAGAAACCTTAACCACGAATACCGTATTTTCGATTTTGCGTAATGCGAAAGCGATTGAAATGAATACCGATCCGAATTTAGTGGTGTGTTGGGGCGGGCATTCGATCAATGACACCGAATACCAATATTGCCGTGCAGTCGGACAAGAGTTTGGTTTGCGTGAGCTGAATATTGTGACCGGCTGTGGAGCCGGTGTGATGGAAGCCCCGATGAAAGGAGCGGCTATCGGACACGCCAATCAGCGTTATAAGAACGGGCGTTTTATTGGCATTACCGAGCCGTCTATTATTGCTTCCGAGCCACCGAATCCGATTGTAAATGAGCTAATCATTATGCCGGATATTGAAAAACGGTTGGAAGCCTTTGTGCGTTTAGGTCACGCCATTGTGGTTTTCCCCGGCGGACCGGGAACGCTGGAAGAGTTGCTGTATATTATCGGCATTAAATTAAACCCTGCTAACAATGCACAAAAATTACCGCTGATTTTAACCGCTCCGAAAGAATCGGCAGACTATTTCTATGCTATCGATCAATTTATTGGCGAAACCTTAGGCGAAGAAGCACGCAGTTTGTATGAAATTATTATTGATGACCCGGTGTTGGTGGCTCGTAAAGTGAAGCAATCTATGACAGAGGTAAAAAGCAGCCGTTATGAAAGTGGTGATGCTTATAATTTCAACTGGTCGTTAAAAATTGAGGAAGATTTTATTACGCCATTTATTCCAACCCACGAAAATATGGCGAATCTGAATTTAAGTTTAGCACAGCCAAAAGAGCAGTTGGCTGCGAATTTAAGACGGGCATTTTCAGGGATTGTTGCAGGTAATATTAAGCCGGGAACCTCGGATTTAATTGAGAAATATGGCGTGTTTAAATTACACGGCAATCGTAAATTAATGGATCATATGGATAAACTACTGGAACGTTTTGTGGTTCAACACCGTATGAAAATTCCAACCGGAGAGGCGTACCAACCTTGCTATGAAATTGTAAAAAGGTAA